The Polynucleobacter sp. HIN7 genomic interval ACCTAAAATTTCTGAAAGATATCTATGTCAATCAATCAAAGCAAAATCCTCATCACTGGTGGCGCTGGCTTTTTGGGCTCTCACCTGACTGAGCGCTTACTACGTGAGGGTAATGATGTTTTGGTAGTGGATAACTTTTTTACTGGCAACAAACAGAACCTTGCGCACTTGATGGGTAACCCTAATTTGGAGATTATGCGCCATGATGTGACCTTTCCTTTGTATGTCGAGGTCAATCAGATCTATAACTTGGCGTGTCCCGCCTCTCCAGTGCATTACCAATACGATCCCGTGCAAACCACCAAAACTAGCGTACATGGCGCCATTAATATGCTGGGTTTGGCGAAGCGCACGAGGGCACGTATTTTGCAAGCCTCTACGAGTGAGGTCTATGGTGATCCAGAGCTGCATCCTCAACCTGAGGGCTATTGGGGTAGGGTGAATCCGATTGGCATTCGGTCCTGTTATGACGAGGGTAAGCGCTGTGCTGAAACCCTATTTTTTGACTACTTTCGCCAACACCAAACCGATATCAAAGTGGTCCGTATCTTCAACACCTATGGCCCAAGGATGCATCCCAATGATGGCCGGGTCGTGAGTAACTTTATCGTACAGGCCTTGCAAGGTAAAGACATCACGATTTATGGAGACGGTTCTCAGACCCGAAGTTTTTGCTATGTCGATGACCTAATCGACGCCATGGTCAGAATGATGAACTCAGAGAAGGGTTTTACTGGCCCCGTTAATATTGGCAACCCCGGAGAGTTCACCATGCTCGAGCTTGCCGAGATGGTTCTCAAGCTTTCTGGCAGTAAATCCAAGATTATTCATCAACCATTGCCATCGGATGATCCGAAGCAGCGTCAGCCCAATATTGATTTAGCTAAAGCCAAATTAGGGTGGGAGCCCAAGGTATCCCTTGAGGATGGCCTGAAAGAAACGATTGCTTATTTTCGAGTTCTATTGAAATAAAAAGGCATGGATAAATTCCTGCCATCAAATCATCCTCATAGAAAAATTCGCTCCTTTGTTCGTAGAGCAGGACGCACTACAAGTGCCCAAGAGCATGCGATCGCAACTTTAGGTGGTCAATTTTTACTACCGTTTCAAGATGCATTATTTGATTGGTCAGTATTTGGTCCGTCGTATCAGAATGCTCCGCGCATTGTCGAGATCGGCTTTGGCATGGGTGAGTCCACCGCTCAGATTGCGCAAGCTCGTCCCAACGATGTATTTTTAGGTCTTGAAGTTCATGAGCCCGGGGTTGGCGCACTTCTTAAACGCATTGGTGAGTTGGATCTTCACAATCTTCGCTTAATTTCCCATGATGCTGTTGAGATACTCGAGCGGATGATTGCACCCAATTCTTTGGATGGGGTTCACATTTTCTTTCCAGATCCATGGCATAAAACGCGTCATCATAAACGTCGCTTAATTCAAAAAGAATTTGTAGAACTACTCGTTTCCCGATTGAAGCCTAATGGCTATCTTCACCTGGCAACGGATTGGCAGCATTACGCGGAGCAAATGCTCTTAGTTCTCAATCACCATCCTCTGTTACGAAATCAATCCACTCAAAAAGTTCGCTTAGGAGCCATTCTCGGCATCGATCAGGATCAAACTATTGGTGGTATTGATTGGACGGCGGAGCAGTTACAGGGGATGCATGAGGGTTTTGTCGATAAGCCTTCGTATCGCCCGCAGACCAAATTTGAGAATCGTGGTCTCAAATTAGGCCACGGGGTTTGGGATTTGCTCTATCGTAAGCGTGAGACTTAAAGCCCCATGCATACGTATTTCATTTCAAGGTACTCGTCGACTCCCCAAGAGCTACCCTCGCGGCCTAAGCCAGATTGCTTGACTCCCCCAAATGGGGCTACCTCATTTGAGATCAGTCCGGTATTGACTCCCACCATGCCAAATTCGAGCGCTTCAGCGACCTTCCAAACCCGACCAATATCCCGACTGTAAAAGTAAGACGCTAGACCAAATTGACTGCTATTGGCCAGTCGAATCACTTCATCATCATTCTCAAATGGTATGACCGGTGCAACTGGACCAAAGGTTTCTTCATGGGTAATGAGCATGCTATTGGTTACATTGGTAAGAACCGTTGGTTCATAAAACGTTCCACCCAAACTTGCACGTTTACCGCCAATTACAAGTCGCGCCCCTTTGCTAATTGCATCCGCTACATGTCGCTCCACCTTTTCAATGGCCGCTTGGTCGATGAGAGGCCCTTGAGAAACGCCTTGCTCTAGACCGTTTCCAATTTTGATTGCTTTGGTTGCAAGGGCTAACTTTTCTACAAACGCATCGTGCACTTTTTTATGTACATAAAACCGGTTGGCGCAAACACAAGTTTGCCCGGCATTTCGGTATTTGGAGCTCATTGCGCCCGATACGGCAGCATCAATATCGGCATCGTCAAACACAATGAAAGGCGCATGACCACCAAGCTCTAAGGAGAGCTTCTTGATCGTTGGAGCACATTGCGCCATAAGAATACGACCCACCTCTGTAGAGCCGGTAAAGGATAAATGGCGAACGGTTGGGGATTCGCAGAGGACCTTACCAACCGCAATGGATTGCTCAGCATCGGCGGTCACGATATTAATGACCCCTTGCGGGACCCCTGCTTGATTCGCTAGTTCCGCAATTGCGAGCGCTGACAGCGGCGTTTGTTCTGCAGGCTTAATCACGATAGTACATCCGGCTGCCATTGCCGGAGCGATTTTGCGAGTAATCATGGCAATCGGAAAGTTCCATGGGGTAATGGCAACACAGACCCCAATGGCTTGCTTTAAAACAATGGTGCGCTTATCACTCCAAGTGGTTGCTGGAATGGCGCCCATGACTCGTTTGGCTTCTTCGGCAAACCATTCCACAAAGGAGGCGCCGTAGGCCACTTCCCCCTTAGCTTCGGCAAGGGGTTTGCCTTGTTCAAGTGTCATGAGGGTGGCGAGATCATCCGCATTCGCCAAAATTAACTCAAACCACTTGCGCATGACCTGGGCACGCTCTTTGGCCAGCTTCCCCTTCCAGGCATTGAGAGCTAGCTCGGCAGCAGAGATCGCTTCTTGGGCATCGGAGACGTTCAAATTGGCAACCTCAGCAATAATTGCGCCATTGGCGGGATTGGAAACGGCAAATCGAGCGTTCCCTGACGCTTTCACCCACTGGCCGTTGATAAAAGCATCTTCATGAAAAAGACTGGGGTTTTTGAGGAGTTTGCGGATATCAATCGTTGAATTGGGGGCGTTCATGATGTTCTTCTTTTAAGTGGGTGGTGTCTCGATGGCTTAGTGTAATCCCAACCGTAGTGGAAGATTATTGGCAATGATTGGCTCCAGAAGGAGGGGTGCTTGACTCTAGACATACAAAAATAGATCCGCCAATCGTATTGCCTATGGAGCGAATGCTGATTTCTAAAAACTACTACCAATAGTGGATATGACTCAGTTGACAGCCTATAGGTAGTTAGAGTGGTATGTGTTTTTTTCCAAAATATGAAAATATGCCCCGAATAAATGTTTTTTTCATGATGAGGAATGAGTGTTGACTAACTTAATTAAACCATTGTTTTAATTGATCTTTTTATATTCAGTAGCGCATCATATTAGGGTTTAAACGGATAATATGAATTAATTGATATATAAAATCATTTCTTTATTCTTGACAGGTTATATAGGGGTTTCTAAGATTCGGCATGTTTAACAGTTGTTGCACTGCAATATAAATTGAGTCTAGTTATTTAGATTCTTTGTATTGTGTGTGACCCAAGCAATGAAACCATTTAATTTGCCAAAGACAATTGGGATTGAACAGCACTTGGCCTCTGCATCCTTAGCTAGGCTCATACAACGCCTTTTTGCATTTATGGTTGCCGCTATTCTTGCTGTTTGGTTGCTTGGCCCCCGCACCGGTGCTGGAATATTTGATCTTGCCCACTACTTAGTTCCTGCAGAGGCCCGTGCACTGATTCTTGGGGCGGATAGCGCTGAAATCTTAACGGCTGATGAGTCGTCTAATCAGCTCAAATTTTGGAGCTCAAATCCTCAAAGCATCTCTTCTATTGCGGGACCCGCATCGCAAATCCCAGGACATTTGGTCGACTTAAGTGCAATTGATCGCTCTATATTGCGATCTGAGAATGAGCGTCGCGCGGTGGCGGAGCATTTAGCTAAAAAGTTTCGGATTTCTTTAGAAGACACTCTTTTCTATGTCAATCAAGCCATGATGGTGAGTAAAGAGGTCAACTTAGACCCCACCCTCATCTTGGCGGTGATGGCGACGGAATCTAGCCTAAACCCGCGCGCTGAGAGCCGTGCGGGTGCACAAGGATTAATGCAGGTTCGAACCCATGTCCATCAAGAGAAATTTGAGCCCTATGGCGGCCCCTTAGCGGCCTTTATCCCTGAGGCGAACATTCGGGTGGGGGCTCTGATTTTGAAGGCTTGTATCGCTCGCGCTGGATCGCTTGAGGATGGTTTAAAGAGTTATTTGGGCGCCCCCAATGCAGCTAGCGGGATTGGTACCTATACCCATAAGGTATTCACAGAGCGCGAAGAGTTGCGTAACGTTGCGCGCCGCTTAGGCGGTAACGTTTAATCTGCTGCGATTTCAGCTTGCCGCAGTTTTTGGGCAAGCTGATCCAATACCCCATTGACGTATTTATGGCCATCGGTGCCACCAAAGGTTTTTGCTAACTCCACAGCTTCATTAATTGCAACCTTGTAGGGTACCGATAGATCAGCAGCTAACTCATAGGTACCGATCAGCATGGCAGCATGCTCTACTGGTGATAGTTCAGCCAAGGGTCGATCCAACTCCGGAATAATGAGTGCATCAAGCTCTTGATGCTGGCCAATCACCCCCTGGAAGATGTTGGCAAATAAATCACCCTGACATTTTTTAAATGCCGGATCTTCGCCAAGTTGTTTTGTGATCGCACTGATTGTTAAGGGGGCATCGCTTAGCTCGCCCGCCTTTTGAATCACCAAATACTGATAGATGCCCTGCAAGGCATACTCGCGGGCACGCCTTCGCGGCGTGAGCGAGCGCTTTGGGTTTTGGGTCGATCCAGCCGTCATGTAATTACGCTGACTCAATATCGAGATCAGGATTGATTGCTAGGGCGAGATTAGCCATTTCAACTGCGGCGCGGGCACAATCACGACCCTTTTCAAGTGCGCGTGCAAATGCTTGATCATCGGTATCGCACGTTAGCACCCCATTGGCAATCGGAATGTCGTGATCCAAACTAATGCGAGTAATGGCGCTCGCAGATTCATTAGAGACTAATTCAAAGTGGTAGGTTTCCCCCCGAATCACAGCGCCCAGGGCAATCATGGCATCAAACTCGTGGGTCTTCGCAAGTTGGGAGAGGGCAAAGCCAATCTCTAAGGCACCAGGTACTGTAACAAGTTGAATGTCTTGATGAGCCACCCCTAAGTTCAGTAGCTCGGTGATGCAGGCTTCCGATAGCGCTTTGCAGTGCTCTTCATTAAAACGAGCTTGCACAATTGCCACCCTTAGGTCTTGACCATTTAAGTCAGCCTCAAAGACATCGATGTCGTTCATGCGCTATTCCTCAAGATGAGATTGGTGTGTAGGGGATGTGATCAATAATTTCTAACTGATAGCCAGACAAACTCGGTACTCTAGAGGAGTTGGCTAGTAAACGCATTTTGCGCACACCCAAGTCTTTAAGTATTTGTGCCCCAATTCCGTAACTACGGAAATCGGTTTTTCGCTCCGCACTGGATTGACCGGGTGGTTTTGAAGGGTTGTGATTGGAACCTTGGTCCAATTGAGTTAGCTTCTCAAACTGTGAAAGCCATTTGAGCTCGTTGGGAGCAGCAACTCCTGCAGCATTAAGTAAAACAGCAACGCCGCACGGTGAATTGGTGATCATTTGTAGGGCTTTACTTAAAGGCCAGGAATGCGTGGATTGATCAATATCCAAAAGATCCAAAACAGTAACCGGTTCATGAACCCGCACAATCGATTCTTCAGCAGACTGCGGGTCTCCTTGAACCAGTGCAAGGTGTAAGCAGTTACTCGGCGTATCTCGATACACTACACCTGTAAATCGACCCCAAGGGCTGGCAAACTCGCGCACGCCTTCGCGCAACACAATACTCTCTGTTTGACTGCGATACTGAATTAGATCCGCAATCGTTCCAATCTTGAGTTGATGCTCTTTAGCAAATTCGATGAGATCGGGCAAGCGTGCCATACTGCCATCGTCTTTCATGATTTCGCAAATCACGGCAGTGGGCGAGCAACCAGCAAGACTTGCTAAATCACAACCGGCTTCCGTGTGGCCAGAGCGAATTAAGACACCTCCAGGTTGAGCCATTAAAGGAAAGACGTGACCTGGCTGAACCAAGTCGGCTGGTTTGGCATTTGGGGCAACTGCGGCCTGGATGGTGCGTGCTCGATCAGCTGCTGAGATCCCAGTCGTTACGCCACTGGCGGCTTCAATCGAAACCGTGAAGTTTGTACCTAGGGCAGTGCCATTGTCTCGAACCATCAGAGGCAGGTTTAATTGCTGGCAACGCTCTTTCGTGAGGGTGAGGCAAATGAGACCGCGACCATGCTTGGCCATGAAGTTAATGGCCTCAGCACTGACGTGATCAGCGGCAAGAACTAAATCACCTTCATTTTCACGGTCCTCTTCATCAACCAAGATGATCATCTTGCCAGCACGAAGGTCGGCCACGATCTCATGAACGGGGCTAATGGCTGGTAATAGTGAGTTTGGCATGGTTGTGGAATTTGCAAATAGAGCGTCATTTTAAGCCTTCTTGCTCTTTGTAGGGCTCTACAACAGGATTTTCAGAAGAGGCTGATGGTGAAGCCCTGTGGATTTATGAACAATCTTGGGGATCAGCCACTTCAGGAGAATCCTAATGAACGATGACCATTTACCCGAATCTGGAATGGTCTTATTTGAGCTTTTGATTGCGATGGCCCTTATCGTGGGCAGTATTAGGGTCGCCCACACGGTTTATTCAAAACTCGTCATGAAGTCTATTCAATTAGAGAAGTCCCATGCCGCATGGATTCATCGGAAGAACCAGCATGAGATTGCAATTTATTTGAATCGATTCAAAAGCCAGCAACCAAAAAATTCGCCTCGATCAAAACAATGAGCCTACTAGCGTGCTTAACAGCACTCACACTCAGCGCTATTTTGCTTTTGCCATCTGCATGGTTAGTTCATCAAGTACTTACTCATCACGCTCAGCTCGAGGATCGAGTTTTGCTACAACAGAATATGGATCGCTCACTGGAGTTAATCAGTCGAGCGATTCAAGGTGCGGGGTATCAATCTAGCTCAATGCAGAATTCATTGACAGCAAACCCAATCACCATCCAAAAAGGCGGCTCTTCTCGCGGTTCTGATGCCATTGTGCTTACCCAAGATATTCCGGACAAATTAGGGTATGACTGCATGGGTAATCCTTTAGCACTCGAACGCACTATCAAACAACAGGCCTATCAGCGGTTTTATGTAGAACCCAGTCGGCATGATTCTCGAACCCAGACGCTGATGTGTCAGAGCGTCGATCGTCAAGGTCGGTTACATCAGGGTGAAATTCTGAGTAAGGTTCAGTCCTTGCAGATTAACTGGGTAAGAGCACATTCACTGAGCCAAGCGCCTACTGTCTCTCGGACCCCAAGCGGCCTGGTTGGCATTACTCTGCGCGTACAACCCCATGGAGGGTCAAATAACCCAACGCGGGTCATCGAGCAGACGCGCTACATTAGTCAGCGCCATGGCATTTATAACCCATGATATTGCTTTGGGTGATGAGTCTTTTACTTTATCTGGCATGGGCGGTAGCCCAGTTAGAGTCGGTGATCGCCCTTGAGATTCAATCGCATGCGACCCAGGTCCAATATCTGTCCCAGTTTGAGAGAGCGGAAGCGCTCTCAACCCAGTGTGAAGATCAGCTTAGAAGATCATTGATTCATGAGCCTAATTCGTCGCAGGAGGACCTCGATGTATTAGGTTCGGAGGGCTGTCGACTAAAGCTCATGAGTGCAACACAAATGGTCCATCAACAGAAACATCCAATGAAAAACACGCTACTAGTCGAGATGGAAGTTGGTCAAGGAATTCGGCTTCGTAGCATGCTTCGTTATCAAATCTCCAGCCAACACCTCAGCCGCATCAATTGGCAGCTAATCTATGAGTAGAGGACAAGAATATTATTCATTTCACTCGCGAGGGTATGGGGAGCAGGGGTATACCTTATTGGAGTTGATGGTGGTCATCGCGCTCATCAGTTTGCTGCTGATGTTTGGGGTTCCTCAAATCCAAAATCAGTTCTATGAGCGCGAGCTCGAGCATGCGGCGCGCCAGTTCATTTACCACGCACAGTTTGCAAGACAGCGCGCTCTCTATCGGGGTCGCGATATGCTCTTAAAGCCAAGAGCAAGGAATGATGATGAAGCGAATTGGAATTCAGGTTGGCAGCTTGAGGGCCTTGATATAAATGGCTCGCCAGAAAAGATTGTTCGACATTCCTTACCTGCTAATATTGCGATTCATTCCAAGGGGTTTGTGGATCCACATTCTGGCCAAAGTCAGATTCGATTTAATCCTGCGGGCGGGGCGAAATCAAAACATGGCGGCTTTGTCGCTAATCGCTTGATTTTTGCTCACACCAAGAACACATCCCTGCAGCGTCATGTCATCTTGGCAGCAAGTGGCCGCTGGCGTATATGTAACCCAAATTCTGCAACGAATCCTAAAGGGCTGGGTTGTTAGTGTATTTAGTCAGATCAATAAATCGGGTTTAATAGCACTATGACCCAATTTAGTTCACTTGATCAGCAGATGATGGCCTTCGCACTTGATGAGGCTAAGAAAGCCCTATACCTCTCTAACCCAAATCCACGGGTGGGTTGCGTGATCACCAAGGGTGAGCAGATTTTGGGTAAAGGATTTACCCAGCAAGTGGGGTCTCAGCACGCTGAGATTGAGGCGATCGCTAATGCACGACGGTTGGGAGCAGGTGACGCTGATTTTGCTGCCAGTACGTTTTATGTCACGTTGGAACCTTGTTCGCATACTGGTCGCACACCCCCGTGTTGTGATGCGCTGATAAAACTTTCTCCACAGCGCGTGGTCATTGCCATGCAAGATCCCAATCCCAAGGTCTCGGGGCAGGGTATCGCAAGCTTACAAAAGCATGGCATTCAGGTGGATCTTGGTTTAATGGCGCATGAAGCGGCCTTACTAAATCCTGGATTTATCAAACGCATGACCCAGGGTCTTTCATATATGCGCATGAAGATTGCATCGAGTTTGGATGGTCGTACTGCGCTACTCAATGGTAAGAGTCAGTGGATTACAGGACCAGCTGCGCGTGCCGATGGTCATCATTGGCGGGCCCAAGCATGCGCCATTCTTTCGGGGGTGGGTACGGTCAGGGAAGATGATCCAGCTCTCACGGTACGTGAGGTGAGCACTCAGCGTCAGCCATTACGAGTGATTGTGGATTCGCAATTGGAGATTCCGCTAGGAGCTAAGGTGCTGAGTGATGCGAATGCCATCATCGTTTGCGCTAATCCAGAGTCAGGCCACTTACAGAAAACCCAAAAAGAGTTGGCAGGGCGCGGTATTGAAGTAGTGCAACTTGCGAATGCAAAGGGTAAGGTGGACTTACCTAAACTCCTTGCGTATTTGGCTAAAGAGCGTGAGATTAATGAAGTGCATGTTGAAGCAGGTTACAAATTAAATGGTTCACTCATTCGTGAGGGCTGTGTCGATGAGCTACTCATCTATCAGGCGCCCTGCTTTTTGGGTGAGGGCCTGGGAATGGCCAATATTGGATCACTTCAAGAGCTTTCTGAGCGCAGTGCTTGGAAGATTATGGAGCACACTTTGATCGGAGATGACCTGCGCATTCGTGCTGTACG includes:
- the trmB gene encoding tRNA (guanosine(46)-N7)-methyltransferase TrmB is translated as MDKFLPSNHPHRKIRSFVRRAGRTTSAQEHAIATLGGQFLLPFQDALFDWSVFGPSYQNAPRIVEIGFGMGESTAQIAQARPNDVFLGLEVHEPGVGALLKRIGELDLHNLRLISHDAVEILERMIAPNSLDGVHIFFPDPWHKTRHHKRRLIQKEFVELLVSRLKPNGYLHLATDWQHYAEQMLLVLNHHPLLRNQSTQKVRLGAILGIDQDQTIGGIDWTAEQLQGMHEGFVDKPSYRPQTKFENRGLKLGHGVWDLLYRKRET
- the ribD gene encoding bifunctional diaminohydroxyphosphoribosylaminopyrimidine deaminase/5-amino-6-(5-phosphoribosylamino)uracil reductase RibD, which encodes MTQFSSLDQQMMAFALDEAKKALYLSNPNPRVGCVITKGEQILGKGFTQQVGSQHAEIEAIANARRLGAGDADFAASTFYVTLEPCSHTGRTPPCCDALIKLSPQRVVIAMQDPNPKVSGQGIASLQKHGIQVDLGLMAHEAALLNPGFIKRMTQGLSYMRMKIASSLDGRTALLNGKSQWITGPAARADGHHWRAQACAILSGVGTVREDDPALTVREVSTQRQPLRVIVDSQLEIPLGAKVLSDANAIIVCANPESGHLQKTQKELAGRGIEVVQLANAKGKVDLPKLLAYLAKEREINEVHVEAGYKLNGSLIREGCVDELLIYQAPCFLGEGLGMANIGSLQELSERSAWKIMEHTLIGDDLRIRAVRP
- the nusB gene encoding transcription antitermination factor NusB, with the protein product MTAGSTQNPKRSLTPRRRAREYALQGIYQYLVIQKAGELSDAPLTISAITKQLGEDPAFKKCQGDLFANIFQGVIGQHQELDALIIPELDRPLAELSPVEHAAMLIGTYELAADLSVPYKVAINEAVELAKTFGGTDGHKYVNGVLDQLAQKLRQAEIAAD
- a CDS encoding UDP-glucuronic acid decarboxylase family protein, with product MSINQSKILITGGAGFLGSHLTERLLREGNDVLVVDNFFTGNKQNLAHLMGNPNLEIMRHDVTFPLYVEVNQIYNLACPASPVHYQYDPVQTTKTSVHGAINMLGLAKRTRARILQASTSEVYGDPELHPQPEGYWGRVNPIGIRSCYDEGKRCAETLFFDYFRQHQTDIKVVRIFNTYGPRMHPNDGRVVSNFIVQALQGKDITIYGDGSQTRSFCYVDDLIDAMVRMMNSEKGFTGPVNIGNPGEFTMLELAEMVLKLSGSKSKIIHQPLPSDDPKQRQPNIDLAKAKLGWEPKVSLEDGLKETIAYFRVLLK
- the ribH gene encoding 6,7-dimethyl-8-ribityllumazine synthase, with translation MNDIDVFEADLNGQDLRVAIVQARFNEEHCKALSEACITELLNLGVAHQDIQLVTVPGALEIGFALSQLAKTHEFDAMIALGAVIRGETYHFELVSNESASAITRISLDHDIPIANGVLTCDTDDQAFARALEKGRDCARAAVEMANLALAINPDLDIESA
- a CDS encoding GspH/FimT family pseudopilin, with product MSRGQEYYSFHSRGYGEQGYTLLELMVVIALISLLLMFGVPQIQNQFYERELEHAARQFIYHAQFARQRALYRGRDMLLKPRARNDDEANWNSGWQLEGLDINGSPEKIVRHSLPANIAIHSKGFVDPHSGQSQIRFNPAGGAKSKHGGFVANRLIFAHTKNTSLQRHVILAASGRWRICNPNSATNPKGLGC
- the ribBA gene encoding bifunctional 3,4-dihydroxy-2-butanone-4-phosphate synthase/GTP cyclohydrolase II, coding for MPNSLLPAISPVHEIVADLRAGKMIILVDEEDRENEGDLVLAADHVSAEAINFMAKHGRGLICLTLTKERCQQLNLPLMVRDNGTALGTNFTVSIEAASGVTTGISAADRARTIQAAVAPNAKPADLVQPGHVFPLMAQPGGVLIRSGHTEAGCDLASLAGCSPTAVICEIMKDDGSMARLPDLIEFAKEHQLKIGTIADLIQYRSQTESIVLREGVREFASPWGRFTGVVYRDTPSNCLHLALVQGDPQSAEESIVRVHEPVTVLDLLDIDQSTHSWPLSKALQMITNSPCGVAVLLNAAGVAAPNELKWLSQFEKLTQLDQGSNHNPSKPPGQSSAERKTDFRSYGIGAQILKDLGVRKMRLLANSSRVPSLSGYQLEIIDHIPYTPISS
- a CDS encoding NAD-dependent succinate-semialdehyde dehydrogenase, producing MNAPNSTIDIRKLLKNPSLFHEDAFINGQWVKASGNARFAVSNPANGAIIAEVANLNVSDAQEAISAAELALNAWKGKLAKERAQVMRKWFELILANADDLATLMTLEQGKPLAEAKGEVAYGASFVEWFAEEAKRVMGAIPATTWSDKRTIVLKQAIGVCVAITPWNFPIAMITRKIAPAMAAGCTIVIKPAEQTPLSALAIAELANQAGVPQGVINIVTADAEQSIAVGKVLCESPTVRHLSFTGSTEVGRILMAQCAPTIKKLSLELGGHAPFIVFDDADIDAAVSGAMSSKYRNAGQTCVCANRFYVHKKVHDAFVEKLALATKAIKIGNGLEQGVSQGPLIDQAAIEKVERHVADAISKGARLVIGGKRASLGGTFYEPTVLTNVTNSMLITHEETFGPVAPVIPFENDDEVIRLANSSQFGLASYFYSRDIGRVWKVAEALEFGMVGVNTGLISNEVAPFGGVKQSGLGREGSSWGVDEYLEMKYVCMGL
- a CDS encoding lytic transglycosylase domain-containing protein; the encoded protein is MKPFNLPKTIGIEQHLASASLARLIQRLFAFMVAAILAVWLLGPRTGAGIFDLAHYLVPAEARALILGADSAEILTADESSNQLKFWSSNPQSISSIAGPASQIPGHLVDLSAIDRSILRSENERRAVAEHLAKKFRISLEDTLFYVNQAMMVSKEVNLDPTLILAVMATESSLNPRAESRAGAQGLMQVRTHVHQEKFEPYGGPLAAFIPEANIRVGALILKACIARAGSLEDGLKSYLGAPNAASGIGTYTHKVFTEREELRNVARRLGGNV